From the genome of Alosa alosa isolate M-15738 ecotype Scorff River chromosome 20, AALO_Geno_1.1, whole genome shotgun sequence, one region includes:
- the tnfa gene encoding tumor necrosis factor a (TNF superfamily, member 2), with the protein MAQDWKSADLEIGQPGVEAMEEQTKMGASTTLRGWKIGLALLAIGLCAASAIFFTIHNQKQNVTQGSEVLGHTLRQLSKRHTGTSQIAIHLEGDTKLETGEDANEVQWKDDVDHAFHHGGLKLVDNEIVIPKKGLYFVYSQVSFDVDCGSTTDHEHPSHAVRRKSKVFEGEHTLLNTMRSSCQGASNDHWYGAINLGAVFSLEEGDLLSTTTGPMPFVEESAGKTFFGVFAL; encoded by the exons ATGGCACAGGACTGGAAGAGCGCTGATCTGGAAATTGGGCAGCCGGGAGTTGAAGCCATGGAGGAGCAGACGAAGATGGGTGCCTCCACGACCCTCAGGGGCTGGAAGATTGGTTTGGCTCTACTGGCCATAGGACTGTGTGCTGCTTCTGCTATCTTCTTCACAATCCACAACCAG aaacaaaatgtCACACAGGGAAGTGAAG tTCTAGGCCACACTTTGAGGCAACTCTCTAAAAGGCACACGGGGACCAGCCAAATAGCCATTCATTTAGAAG GAGATACCAAGCTCGAGACAGGTGAAGATGCAAACGAGGTGCAATGGAAGGACGACGTTGACCATGCATTCCATCATGGGGGCCTGAAACTGGTGGACAATGAGATTGTCATTCCCAAGAAGGGCTTGTACTTTGTCTATAGCCAAGTGTCCTTCGACGTCGACTGTGGCAGCACCACTGACCATGAGCACCCGAGCCATGCGGTCCGGCGCAAGTCGAAGGTGTTTGAGGGAGAGCATACACTGCTGAATACAATGCGCTCCAGCTGCCAGGGGGCTAGCAATGACCACTGGTATGGTGCCATCAACCTGGGAGCCGTCTTCAGCCTGGAGGAGGGTGACCTTTTGAGCACCACGACGGGGCCCATGCCCTTCGTGGAAGAATCTGCTGGGAAGACCTTCTTTGGAGTGTTTGCTCTctaa